One window of Candidatus Palauibacter soopunensis genomic DNA carries:
- a CDS encoding alpha/beta hydrolase, whose amino-acid sequence MVGCGAPASEAAPPTRAGSLSVFEAELFYQTVGVGEPVVVVHGGPGLDHSYLRPWFGPLAETNQAIFYDQRGLGASRAVVNAASLSMERYLTDIDRIREHVAQREKITLLAHSWGAIPALLYATERPERLEALILVAPVEPGSRFREQTDENQLARRDSVDLAAIDSIRGTPEFAAREAEAISQVFFHVFRGTFADGSVADSLLRLSLHERTARQGQLVASLLMTPLQGLDFWDLLGEIEIPVLIVHGAQDPIPTEMVEAMNEALPDSRLIRIDGSGHFPFIEKPAPFWDGVREFLQRRPREGP is encoded by the coding sequence GTGGTCGGGTGTGGCGCTCCGGCCTCCGAAGCGGCCCCCCCGACCCGGGCGGGCTCACTCTCCGTCTTCGAGGCGGAACTCTTCTACCAGACGGTCGGGGTCGGAGAGCCGGTCGTCGTCGTGCACGGCGGGCCGGGCCTGGACCACTCCTACCTTCGTCCATGGTTCGGACCGCTGGCGGAGACGAACCAGGCCATCTTCTACGATCAGCGGGGCCTGGGGGCGTCCAGGGCCGTGGTGAACGCGGCGAGCCTCTCGATGGAGCGCTACCTCACGGACATCGACCGGATCCGGGAACACGTCGCGCAACGCGAGAAGATTACGCTGCTCGCGCACTCGTGGGGAGCGATTCCGGCCCTCCTCTACGCCACGGAGCGCCCCGAGCGGTTGGAGGCGCTCATCCTCGTCGCCCCCGTCGAGCCGGGCAGCCGGTTTCGCGAGCAGACCGATGAGAACCAGTTGGCCAGGAGGGATTCGGTCGACCTCGCGGCCATCGACTCGATTCGGGGGACGCCGGAGTTCGCGGCGCGGGAGGCGGAGGCCATCAGCCAGGTCTTTTTCCACGTCTTCCGCGGGACGTTCGCGGACGGAAGCGTGGCGGACAGCCTGCTTCGCCTCTCCCTGCACGAGCGGACGGCGCGCCAGGGGCAGCTCGTCGCGAGCCTGCTCATGACTCCGCTCCAGGGGCTCGACTTCTGGGACCTTCTCGGCGAGATCGAAATTCCGGTGCTCATCGTGCACGGCGCGCAGGATCCGATCCCCACCGAGATGGTGGAGGCGATGAACGAGGCGCTGCCTGACAGTCGCCTGATTCGGATCGATGGATCGGGACATTTTCCGTTCATCGAGAAGCCGGCGCCGTTCTGGGACGGCGTGCGGGAATTTCTTCAGCGGCGGCCGCGGGAAGGACCGTGA
- a CDS encoding gamma-glutamylcyclotransferase family protein has protein sequence MTADGPAPGPVRDPAALRGVLSRLNEARLASERSSARLGAMLSGFEELAAVLPGEDRRPGEDRRPGAAGALAELEALLAEPGAETGAEALRGYLEPILERLIEALLDHPERRLAAYGSLLPGENNHHHVASLVGRWVEGTVEGTLHDRGWAARQGYPGFVPGTSGDRVAVKVFESLALPEAWDRLDAFEGEAYRRILAPIEMKSGTGAGSETVWRVCNIYELTDLAGPARASDRESGPA, from the coding sequence GTGACCGCGGACGGCCCGGCGCCGGGCCCGGTCCGCGACCCGGCCGCCCTGAGAGGTGTCCTCTCCCGCCTCAATGAAGCGCGGCTCGCGTCCGAACGCAGCTCCGCCCGCCTCGGCGCCATGCTTTCGGGGTTCGAAGAGCTTGCCGCCGTCCTGCCGGGCGAGGACCGCCGGCCGGGCGAGGATCGCCGGCCGGGCGCGGCCGGGGCGCTGGCGGAACTCGAGGCGCTTCTGGCCGAACCGGGCGCGGAAACCGGCGCCGAGGCGCTGCGCGGGTATCTCGAACCGATCCTCGAACGGCTGATCGAGGCCCTGCTCGACCATCCGGAGCGTCGCCTGGCCGCGTACGGGTCCCTCCTCCCCGGCGAGAACAACCATCATCACGTGGCGTCGCTCGTCGGGCGCTGGGTGGAAGGGACGGTGGAGGGCACGCTTCACGACCGGGGCTGGGCCGCGCGACAGGGTTATCCCGGGTTCGTCCCCGGAACTTCCGGCGACCGCGTCGCGGTGAAGGTGTTCGAGAGTCTCGCGCTCCCCGAGGCCTGGGACCGGCTCGACGCCTTCGAGGGCGAAGCGTATCGGAGGATCCTCGCCCCCATCGAGATGAAGTCGGGGACGGGAGCCGGAAGCGAGACCGTGTGGCGGGTCTGTAACATCTATGAACTCACGGACCTCGCCGGCCCGGCCCGCGCGTCGGATCGCGAGAGCGGCCCCGCCTGA
- the cdd gene encoding cytidine deaminase, whose product MTETRVTAGEPRSWEDLAARARVARERAYAPYSRFLVGAVLEADDGRVFAGCNVENASYPVGTCAERVALGHAVASGARAFSRIAIVTSGAVPAPPCGMCRQALAEFGRKLEVMSIGTNGESAVWRLRDLLPANFSLERMAAPAETGP is encoded by the coding sequence ATGACCGAGACTCGAGTGACAGCCGGAGAGCCGCGCTCATGGGAAGATCTCGCCGCCCGGGCGAGGGTCGCCCGCGAGCGCGCGTACGCTCCGTACTCCCGTTTCCTCGTCGGCGCGGTGCTCGAGGCCGATGACGGCCGGGTCTTCGCCGGGTGCAACGTGGAGAACGCCTCGTATCCCGTGGGGACGTGCGCCGAGCGGGTCGCGCTGGGGCACGCGGTCGCCTCGGGAGCACGCGCCTTCTCCCGCATCGCGATCGTGACGAGCGGCGCCGTCCCGGCCCCGCCGTGCGGGATGTGTCGCCAGGCGCTCGCCGAGTTCGGCCGGAAACTCGAGGTCATGAGCATCGGAACGAACGGGGAGTCCGCCGTGTGGCGGTTGCGGGACCTGTTGCCGGCGAACTTCTCGCTGGAACGGATGGCCGCGCCGGCGGAGACGGGGCCGTGA
- the alr gene encoding alanine racemase produces MTPSREDPPYRAWLEVDLAALSRNARRVAKHVAPARFVPMVKADAYGLGAIEVARVLDRLEPYAFGVATPPEGAELRRGGIERRIVVFAPSAATEIAQLLEARLESAALSLASLEKLEAGARAASAQIPAHLEIDTGMGRAGLPADEAAAWTPEVASILSRGGVSLASVYTHFHSAGTDPAATSLQLARLLQAAAVLEEAGVEIPFLHAANSDAVMADPQYHLGLVRPGIYLYGGRRGAGAPGAPADPESVARVRARVLEVRDLAPGSTVSYGATYTTKRAERLATLGIGYADGLPWRLSNQGRALIRGVQVPIRGGVCMDVTSVDVSGAPGVEAADVATLLGRDGGKEVGLADFAETAGTIEYEVLTAIGRRLPRHYVGGWADAADGSR; encoded by the coding sequence TTGACCCCCAGCCGCGAAGACCCCCCCTACCGAGCGTGGCTCGAGGTCGATCTGGCGGCGCTCTCGCGGAACGCCCGGCGCGTGGCGAAGCACGTGGCCCCCGCCCGCTTCGTCCCGATGGTCAAGGCGGACGCGTACGGCCTCGGCGCGATCGAGGTCGCCCGCGTCCTGGACCGGCTGGAGCCCTACGCGTTCGGGGTCGCGACGCCGCCGGAAGGCGCCGAACTCCGGCGGGGCGGGATCGAGCGCCGCATCGTCGTCTTCGCCCCCTCGGCCGCCACCGAGATCGCCCAGCTTCTCGAGGCGCGGCTCGAGAGCGCGGCGCTGAGCCTGGCGTCGCTCGAGAAGCTCGAGGCCGGCGCGCGGGCGGCGTCGGCGCAGATCCCCGCCCACCTCGAGATCGACACCGGTATGGGTCGCGCGGGCCTCCCGGCGGACGAGGCCGCGGCGTGGACGCCCGAGGTCGCGTCGATCCTCTCACGCGGCGGCGTCTCGCTGGCGAGCGTCTACACCCATTTCCATTCCGCCGGAACGGATCCGGCCGCGACATCCCTTCAGTTGGCTCGCTTGCTGCAGGCCGCAGCGGTCCTGGAGGAGGCCGGCGTCGAGATCCCCTTCCTGCATGCGGCGAACAGCGATGCGGTGATGGCGGATCCGCAGTATCATCTGGGGCTCGTCAGACCGGGGATCTACCTGTACGGGGGACGGCGGGGGGCGGGCGCCCCGGGGGCGCCGGCGGACCCGGAGAGTGTGGCGCGGGTACGCGCGAGGGTGCTGGAAGTCCGTGACCTGGCGCCGGGCTCGACGGTCAGCTACGGGGCTACCTACACGACGAAACGTGCCGAACGTCTCGCGACTCTGGGGATCGGTTACGCGGACGGGTTGCCGTGGCGTCTGTCGAACCAGGGACGAGCGCTCATCCGCGGAGTCCAGGTGCCGATCCGGGGCGGTGTCTGCATGGACGTGACGTCGGTGGACGTTTCCGGCGCGCCGGGTGTCGAAGCTGCGGACGTGGCCACGCTGCTGGGCCGTGACGGAGGGAAAGAGGTCGGGCTGGCGGATTTCGCGGAGACCGCCGGGACGATCGAATACGAGGTGCTGACGGCGATCGGACGCCGCCTGCCGCGACACTACGTGGGCGGATGGGCCGACGCTGCGGATGGGAGCCGATGA
- the mazG gene encoding nucleoside triphosphate pyrophosphohydrolase, producing the protein MQEPTAAGLERLHAEAGRDGDDAVARVLALVRFLRVRCPWDAKQTPQTLRPYLLEEAHEVADAIRAGDDGDLSGELGDLLLNVAFQIVLAEERGAFGAADVVEALEAKMEARHPHVYGDADAPPDWESLKAAERESPDDPFHGVSTGLDPLSRAARVQERMAGFGFDWPDLAGPVEKVREETAELEHAAAEDASESPGSAAPPRIGEASPEVAAEVGDLLFAVVNASRWAGVHPANALLGAVEKFERRCRRMIELAESRGLEWKGADLETLDAVWEEVKADE; encoded by the coding sequence ATGCAAGAGCCAACCGCCGCCGGCCTGGAGCGTCTCCACGCGGAAGCCGGGCGCGACGGGGATGATGCCGTCGCCCGCGTCCTCGCGCTCGTCCGCTTCCTGCGCGTCCGCTGTCCCTGGGACGCGAAGCAGACGCCGCAGACGCTGCGTCCCTATCTCCTGGAGGAGGCGCACGAAGTCGCGGACGCGATCCGGGCGGGGGACGATGGCGACCTGTCGGGAGAACTGGGCGACCTGCTCCTGAACGTCGCCTTCCAGATCGTGCTCGCCGAAGAGCGCGGCGCCTTCGGGGCCGCCGATGTCGTCGAAGCGCTGGAGGCGAAGATGGAGGCCCGCCACCCGCACGTGTACGGCGATGCCGACGCCCCGCCCGACTGGGAGTCCCTCAAGGCCGCGGAACGCGAGTCACCGGACGATCCCTTCCACGGGGTCTCGACCGGGCTCGACCCTCTCAGCCGCGCGGCCCGCGTGCAGGAGCGGATGGCCGGGTTCGGGTTCGACTGGCCCGATCTCGCGGGTCCCGTGGAGAAGGTGCGCGAAGAGACGGCGGAACTCGAGCACGCGGCGGCCGAAGACGCGTCGGAGTCTCCCGGGTCGGCCGCCCCGCCCCGGATCGGGGAGGCGAGCCCGGAGGTCGCCGCGGAGGTGGGCGATCTGCTCTTCGCGGTGGTGAACGCCTCGCGGTGGGCCGGCGTTCACCCGGCCAACGCGCTTCTCGGCGCGGTCGAGAAATTCGAGCGCCGCTGCCGGCGCATGATCGAACTCGCGGAGAGCCGCGGCCTCGAATGGAAGGGCGCGGACCTCGAGACGCTCGACGCCGTTTGGGAGGAGGTGAAGGCCGACGAATAG
- a CDS encoding MOSC domain-containing protein, producing the protein MAESTAGPAGSGSARLEAIWLKSARSGPMESVPEATLVAGKGLEGNADLGGYRQVTLLDADAWETATREVGVDLAPDARRANLLVRGVDFCETADRVLRIAGCRIRIRGETLPCGRMEDAAPGLKAALAPDWRGGAYGMVLEGGPLALGDAVAWES; encoded by the coding sequence ATGGCTGAGTCCACGGCCGGGCCGGCCGGCTCCGGATCGGCGCGGCTCGAGGCGATCTGGCTCAAGTCGGCACGGAGCGGCCCCATGGAGTCGGTCCCGGAAGCGACCCTCGTCGCGGGAAAGGGCCTGGAGGGGAACGCCGACCTCGGCGGCTACCGGCAGGTGACGCTCCTCGACGCGGACGCCTGGGAGACGGCGACGCGGGAGGTCGGTGTCGATCTGGCCCCGGATGCCCGCCGGGCCAACCTGCTCGTGCGCGGCGTAGACTTCTGCGAGACCGCGGACCGGGTGCTGCGGATCGCGGGCTGTCGCATCCGCATTCGCGGCGAGACGCTGCCCTGCGGGCGCATGGAGGACGCGGCGCCCGGGCTCAAGGCGGCGCTGGCGCCCGACTGGCGCGGCGGCGCGTACGGAATGGTGCTCGAGGGCGGCCCCCTCGCCCTCGGCGACGCGGTGGCCTGGGAATCCTGA
- a CDS encoding metallophosphoesterase, whose translation MLLILLATAALLAAWAFWWEPGRLVLNRADLEVPGWPEGEETRIALIADLHVGSPRNGRDNLRRVVRRVNETLPDLVLIAGDLTIDNVMGGRFVPPEEIAEDLAALDARYGVFAVLGNHDRWLSAERVEEALSGVGINVLDNRGRRARVRGNDVWIAGVADFWTGHPSVEAALDGVRPGEPVIVVTHNPDIFPEVPARASLTLAGHTHGGQVIIPFVGPGITPSRFGDRYAAGHVVEDGRHLFVTTGVGTSRLGVRFLVPPEVVALRLTRCESCESPPE comes from the coding sequence ATGCTCCTCATCCTCCTCGCGACCGCGGCCCTGCTCGCCGCGTGGGCGTTCTGGTGGGAACCGGGCCGACTGGTCCTCAACCGGGCCGACCTCGAGGTGCCGGGATGGCCCGAGGGGGAGGAAACCCGCATCGCGCTCATCGCCGACCTGCACGTGGGCTCGCCCCGAAACGGACGGGACAACCTGCGCCGCGTCGTGCGGCGGGTGAACGAGACGCTCCCGGATCTCGTGCTCATCGCCGGCGATCTCACGATCGACAACGTCATGGGCGGCCGATTCGTGCCGCCGGAGGAGATCGCCGAGGACCTCGCCGCTCTCGACGCCCGCTACGGCGTGTTCGCAGTGCTCGGCAACCACGACCGCTGGCTGTCGGCCGAGCGCGTGGAAGAGGCGCTCTCCGGCGTCGGGATCAACGTGCTCGACAACCGGGGCCGGCGGGCGCGGGTGCGGGGTAACGACGTCTGGATCGCGGGCGTGGCGGACTTCTGGACGGGCCATCCGTCGGTCGAGGCCGCGCTCGATGGGGTCCGGCCCGGCGAGCCCGTGATCGTCGTGACGCACAATCCGGACATCTTCCCGGAGGTGCCGGCGCGGGCCTCCCTGACGCTGGCCGGTCACACGCACGGCGGGCAGGTGATCATCCCGTTCGTGGGCCCCGGGATCACCCCCTCCCGCTTCGGCGACCGATACGCGGCGGGTCACGTGGTGGAGGACGGACGACACCTCTTCGTCACGACCGGCGTGGGGACGAGCCGGCTCGGCGTGCGCTTCCTCGTGCCGCCCGAAGTCGTCGCGCTCCGGCTCACGCGCTGCGAATCCTGCGAGTCGCCGCCGGAGTGA